One window of the Etheostoma spectabile isolate EspeVRDwgs_2016 chromosome 16, UIUC_Espe_1.0, whole genome shotgun sequence genome contains the following:
- the LOC116703949 gene encoding carboxypeptidase inhibitor SmCI isoform X1 — protein sequence MEKAMILFSVLLLGWTWTLLGVPVDGDHVEPSVAPAEVEDPTVNATLLNTTLLNPRTTFLFNATEICEQAPETGPCDAYIPRYFYNSSSMSCQLFTYGGCRGNRNNFQTEKECMERCDTEGVCEQAPETGPCLAGIPRYFYNSSSMSCQLFTYGGCLGNQNNFQTETKCMQRCHTEGVCEQAPETGPCKAAIPRYFYNSSSMSCQLFTYGGCRGNRNNFQTEKECMQRCRTKDVFKSFTKVKIAKPHY from the exons ATGGAGAAAGCAATGATTCTGTTTTCTGTGCTGCTCCTGGGGTGGACCTGGACCCTTCTGGGGGTCCCTGTGGATGGGGATCAT GTGGAGCCCTCTGTGGCTCCTGCAGAAGTGGAGGATCCTACTGTTAATGCAACTCTGCTCAATACCACTCTGCTGAATCCGCGcactacatttctttttaatgctaCAG aGATCTGTGAACAAGCACCAGAAACAGGTCCATGTGATGCGTACATTCCACGTTACTTCTACAACTCCTCCTCAATGAGTTGCCAGCTTTTCACCTATGGAGGGTGTCGGGGCAACCGTAACAACTTTCAAACTGAGAAAGAGTGTATGGAGAGATGTGACACTGAAG gGGTCTGTGAACAAGCACCAGAAACAGGTCCATGTCTGGCGGGTATTCCACGTTACTTCTACAACTCCTCCTCAATGAGCTGCCAGCTTTTCACCTATGGAGGGTGTCTGGGCAACCAAAACAACTTTCAAACTGAGACAAAGTGTATGCAGAGATGTCACACTGAAG gGGTCTGTGAACAAGCACCAGAAACAGGTCCATGTAAGGCGGCCATTCCACGTTACTTCTACAACTCCTCCTCAATGAGCTGCCAGCTTTTCACCTATGGAGGGTGTCGGGGCAACCGTAACAACTTTCAAACTGAGAAAGAGTGTATGCAGAGATGTCGCACTAAAG ATGTCTTTAAATCATTCACTAAAGTTAAAATAGCAAAACCACACTATTAA
- the LOC116703949 gene encoding BPTI/Kunitz domain-containing protein isoform X3 gives MEKAMILFSVLLLGWTWTLLGVPVDGDHVEPSVAPAEVEDPTVNATLLNTTLLNPRTTFLFNATEICEQAPETGPCDAYIPRYFYNSSSMSCQLFTYGGCRGNRNNFQTEKECMERCDTEGVCEQAPETGPCKAAIPRYFYNSSSMSCQLFTYGGCRGNRNNFQTEKECMQRCRTKDVFKSFTKVKIAKPHY, from the exons ATGGAGAAAGCAATGATTCTGTTTTCTGTGCTGCTCCTGGGGTGGACCTGGACCCTTCTGGGGGTCCCTGTGGATGGGGATCAT GTGGAGCCCTCTGTGGCTCCTGCAGAAGTGGAGGATCCTACTGTTAATGCAACTCTGCTCAATACCACTCTGCTGAATCCGCGcactacatttctttttaatgctaCAG aGATCTGTGAACAAGCACCAGAAACAGGTCCATGTGATGCGTACATTCCACGTTACTTCTACAACTCCTCCTCAATGAGTTGCCAGCTTTTCACCTATGGAGGGTGTCGGGGCAACCGTAACAACTTTCAAACTGAGAAAGAGTGTATGGAGAGATGTGACACTGAAG gGGTCTGTGAACAAGCACCAGAAACAGGTCCATGTAAGGCGGCCATTCCACGTTACTTCTACAACTCCTCCTCAATGAGCTGCCAGCTTTTCACCTATGGAGGGTGTCGGGGCAACCGTAACAACTTTCAAACTGAGAAAGAGTGTATGCAGAGATGTCGCACTAAAG ATGTCTTTAAATCATTCACTAAAGTTAAAATAGCAAAACCACACTATTAA
- the LOC116703949 gene encoding carboxypeptidase inhibitor SmCI isoform X2 — translation MEKAMILFSVLLLGWTWTLLGVPVDGDHVEPSVAPAEVEDPTVNATLLNTTLLNPRTTFLFNATEICEQAPETGPCDAYIPRYFYNSSSMSCQLFTYGGCRGNRNNFQTEKECMERCDTEGVCEQAPETGPCLAGIPRYFYNSSSMSCQLFTYGGCLGNQNNFQTETKCMQRCHTEGVCEQAPETGPCKAAIPRYFYNSSSMSCQLFTYGGCRGNRNNFQTEKECMQRCRTKEKSF, via the exons ATGGAGAAAGCAATGATTCTGTTTTCTGTGCTGCTCCTGGGGTGGACCTGGACCCTTCTGGGGGTCCCTGTGGATGGGGATCAT GTGGAGCCCTCTGTGGCTCCTGCAGAAGTGGAGGATCCTACTGTTAATGCAACTCTGCTCAATACCACTCTGCTGAATCCGCGcactacatttctttttaatgctaCAG aGATCTGTGAACAAGCACCAGAAACAGGTCCATGTGATGCGTACATTCCACGTTACTTCTACAACTCCTCCTCAATGAGTTGCCAGCTTTTCACCTATGGAGGGTGTCGGGGCAACCGTAACAACTTTCAAACTGAGAAAGAGTGTATGGAGAGATGTGACACTGAAG gGGTCTGTGAACAAGCACCAGAAACAGGTCCATGTCTGGCGGGTATTCCACGTTACTTCTACAACTCCTCCTCAATGAGCTGCCAGCTTTTCACCTATGGAGGGTGTCTGGGCAACCAAAACAACTTTCAAACTGAGACAAAGTGTATGCAGAGATGTCACACTGAAG gGGTCTGTGAACAAGCACCAGAAACAGGTCCATGTAAGGCGGCCATTCCACGTTACTTCTACAACTCCTCCTCAATGAGCTGCCAGCTTTTCACCTATGGAGGGTGTCGGGGCAACCGTAACAACTTTCAAACTGAGAAAGAGTGTATGCAGAGATGTCGCACTAAAG AAAAGAGCTTCTGA
- the LOC116703943 gene encoding protein AMBP codes for MQKTVILVSLLVLGWSWTLQGVPVLSDPLYTTQENFALGRFLGTWHDVAVASTCPHMQRHREDAAIGKLVLQRGTTQGKLKMTRTVLRRGTCREMSGDYELTTTPGRFSYHVAKWGADVDAYVVHTNYNEYAIVIMSKQKSSGVKSTSVKLYSRTMTVRDTVLDDFKTLVRQQGMSDDNIILKQNKGDCVPGELVAEPSAQPEPQRMKRSVPSLAPADVEGSGDDTPLFNGAEACKAAPDTGPCFGMHQRYYYNASLMSCELFKYGGCLGNQNSFENERECLQRCRTEAVCRLPMAAQPCTGQPPIWAFDSTVGLCVPYKQGFCQGNANKFYSKAECDEYCGVVNDEGELLKAN; via the exons ATGCAAAAAACAGTGATTTTGGTTTCCTTGCTGGTCCTGGGGTGGTCATGGACCCTTCAGGGGGTCCCTGTACTTTCAGATCCTCTCTACACCACGCAGGAGAACTTTGCTCTGGGCCGG TTTTTGGGAACGTGGCATGATGTTGCTGTGGCAAGTACATGTCCCCATATGCAACGGCATAGGGAAGATGCTGCCATCGGTAAATTGGTGCTGCAGAGAGGCACCACCCAAGGCAAACTTAAAATGACTCGAACTGTACTCAG ACGAGGAACATGTAGGGAGATGTCTGGGGACTATGAGTTGACTACTACTCCAGGACGATTCTCCTACCATGTTGCCA AGTGGGGGGCAGACGTGGATGCCTACGTGGTTCACACAAACTACAATGAGTATGCGATAGTGATAATGAGCAAACAGAAATCATCAGGGGTTAAGAGCACATCAGTTAAGCTTTACA GTCGAACTATGACTGTGAGAGACACTGTGCTGGATGACTTCAAAACCCTGGTCAGACAACAGGGAATGAGTGATGACAATATTATCCTTAAGCAGAACAAAG GTGACTGTGTTCCTGGGGAGCTGGTGGCAGAGCCGTCAGCACAGCCCGAGCCTCAG CGGATGAAAAGAAGTGTGCCTTCTTTGGCTCCTGCTGACGTTGAGGGTTCTGGTGATGATACACCTCTTTTCAATGGAGCTG AGGCCTGTAAAGCAGCACCGGATACAGGACCATGTTTTGGGATGCACCAGCGTTACTACTACAACGCCTCCCTAATGAGCTGTGAACTCTTCAAGTATGGAGGGTGTTTGGGCAACCAGAACAGCTTTGAAAATGAGAGAGAGTGCCTGCAGAGATGTCGCACTGAGG CTGTGTGCCGTCTGCCCATGGCGGCCCAACCCTGCACAGGCCAGCCACCCATCTGGGCCTTTGACTCTACCGTTGGACTGTGCGTGCCCTACAAACAGGGCTTCTGCCAGGGCAACGCCAACAAGTTCTACAGCAAGGCCGAGTGTGACGAGTACTGCGGGGTGGTGAATGATG AGGGAGAGCTCCTGAAGGCAAACTAA
- the LOC116703952 gene encoding protein AMBP isoform X2: MQRAVCLVSLLVLSSAWILQADPVMSVPLTQEDFDLGRFMGKWFELAVVSTCPRYMQRKRGNPVIFALELQHVAFEGNFTTTATIFRNSSCQQTSTNYGLTKTPGRFFHHVARFGGDVDSFVVHSNYDEYAMMLLLSTEKPSGIKTTTIKLYSRTMSVRTAVLDEFKAVVRQHGVTDAIIMNQNKGECVPGQMTTPVTAEPQVIVPKM, from the exons ATGCAGAGAGCGGTGTGTCTGGTGTCTTTGCTGGTCCTGAGTTCGGCCTGGATCCTGCAAGCGGACCCTGTGATGTCAGTACCTCTCACGCAGGAGGACTTTGATCTTGGCCGG TTCATGGGGAAGTGGTTTGAGTTAGCAGTGGTTTCTACTTGTCCTCGCTACATGCAGCGCAAGAGGGGAAACCCCGTCATTTTTGCACTGGAGCTGCAACATGTTGCCTTTGAGGGCAACTTCACAACGACAGCCACTATTTTCAG GAACAGCTCATGTCAGCAGACATCCACGAATTATGGTTTGACAAAGACTCCAGGACGATTCTTCCACCATGTTGCAA GGTTCGGAGGAGACGTTGATTCCTTCGTGGTTCATTCCAATTATGATGAGTACGCAATGATGCTTCTGCTGAGCACAGAGAAACCCTCAGGGATTAAAACCACCACAATCAAGCTTTATA GTCGAACTATGAGTGTGAGGACCGCTGTGCTGGATGAATTCAAAGCGGTGGTCAGACAACATGGAGTGACTGATGCTATCATCATGAACCAGAATAAAg GTGAGTGTGTTCCTGGTCAGATGACAACGCCCGTCACTGCTGAGCCTCAG GTTATTGTTCCCAAgatgtag
- the LOC116703952 gene encoding protein AMBP isoform X4 — MQRAVCLVSLLVLSSAWILQADPVMSVPLTQEDFDLGRFMGKWFELAVVSTCPRYMQRKRGNPVIFALELQHVAFEGNFTTTATIFRNSSCQQTSTNYGLTKTPGRFFHHVARFGGDVDSFVVHSNYDEYAMMLLLSTEKPSGIKTTTIKLYSRTMSVRTAVLDEFKAVVRQHGVTDAIIMNQNKGECVPGQMTTPVTAEPQM; from the exons ATGCAGAGAGCGGTGTGTCTGGTGTCTTTGCTGGTCCTGAGTTCGGCCTGGATCCTGCAAGCGGACCCTGTGATGTCAGTACCTCTCACGCAGGAGGACTTTGATCTTGGCCGG TTCATGGGGAAGTGGTTTGAGTTAGCAGTGGTTTCTACTTGTCCTCGCTACATGCAGCGCAAGAGGGGAAACCCCGTCATTTTTGCACTGGAGCTGCAACATGTTGCCTTTGAGGGCAACTTCACAACGACAGCCACTATTTTCAG GAACAGCTCATGTCAGCAGACATCCACGAATTATGGTTTGACAAAGACTCCAGGACGATTCTTCCACCATGTTGCAA GGTTCGGAGGAGACGTTGATTCCTTCGTGGTTCATTCCAATTATGATGAGTACGCAATGATGCTTCTGCTGAGCACAGAGAAACCCTCAGGGATTAAAACCACCACAATCAAGCTTTATA GTCGAACTATGAGTGTGAGGACCGCTGTGCTGGATGAATTCAAAGCGGTGGTCAGACAACATGGAGTGACTGATGCTATCATCATGAACCAGAATAAAg GTGAGTGTGTTCCTGGTCAGATGACAACGCCCGTCACTGCTGAGCCTCAG atgtag
- the LOC116703952 gene encoding protein AMBP isoform X1 produces MQRAVCLVSLLVLSSAWILQADPVMSVPLTQEDFDLGRFMGKWFELAVVSTCPRYMQRKRGNPVIFALELQHVAFEGNFTTTATIFRNSSCQQTSTNYGLTKTPGRFFHHVARFGGDVDSFVVHSNYDEYAMMLLLSTEKPSGIKTTTIKLYSRTMSVRTAVLDEFKAVVRQHGVTDAIIMNQNKGECVPGQMTTPVTAEPQVRACQMC; encoded by the exons ATGCAGAGAGCGGTGTGTCTGGTGTCTTTGCTGGTCCTGAGTTCGGCCTGGATCCTGCAAGCGGACCCTGTGATGTCAGTACCTCTCACGCAGGAGGACTTTGATCTTGGCCGG TTCATGGGGAAGTGGTTTGAGTTAGCAGTGGTTTCTACTTGTCCTCGCTACATGCAGCGCAAGAGGGGAAACCCCGTCATTTTTGCACTGGAGCTGCAACATGTTGCCTTTGAGGGCAACTTCACAACGACAGCCACTATTTTCAG GAACAGCTCATGTCAGCAGACATCCACGAATTATGGTTTGACAAAGACTCCAGGACGATTCTTCCACCATGTTGCAA GGTTCGGAGGAGACGTTGATTCCTTCGTGGTTCATTCCAATTATGATGAGTACGCAATGATGCTTCTGCTGAGCACAGAGAAACCCTCAGGGATTAAAACCACCACAATCAAGCTTTATA GTCGAACTATGAGTGTGAGGACCGCTGTGCTGGATGAATTCAAAGCGGTGGTCAGACAACATGGAGTGACTGATGCTATCATCATGAACCAGAATAAAg GTGAGTGTGTTCCTGGTCAGATGACAACGCCCGTCACTGCTGAGCCTCAGGTACGTGCGTGTCAGATGTGCTGA
- the LOC116703952 gene encoding protein AMBP isoform X6 encodes MQRAVCLVSLLVLSSAWILQADPVMSVPLTQEDFDLGRRKRGNPVIFALELQHVAFEGNFTTTATIFRNSSCQQTSTNYGLTKTPGRFFHHVARFGGDVDSFVVHSNYDEYAMMLLLSTEKPSGIKTTTIKLYSRTMSVRTAVLDEFKAVVRQHGVTDAIIMNQNKGECVPGQMTTPVTAEPQVRACQMC; translated from the exons ATGCAGAGAGCGGTGTGTCTGGTGTCTTTGCTGGTCCTGAGTTCGGCCTGGATCCTGCAAGCGGACCCTGTGATGTCAGTACCTCTCACGCAGGAGGACTTTGATCTTGGCCGG CGCAAGAGGGGAAACCCCGTCATTTTTGCACTGGAGCTGCAACATGTTGCCTTTGAGGGCAACTTCACAACGACAGCCACTATTTTCAG GAACAGCTCATGTCAGCAGACATCCACGAATTATGGTTTGACAAAGACTCCAGGACGATTCTTCCACCATGTTGCAA GGTTCGGAGGAGACGTTGATTCCTTCGTGGTTCATTCCAATTATGATGAGTACGCAATGATGCTTCTGCTGAGCACAGAGAAACCCTCAGGGATTAAAACCACCACAATCAAGCTTTATA GTCGAACTATGAGTGTGAGGACCGCTGTGCTGGATGAATTCAAAGCGGTGGTCAGACAACATGGAGTGACTGATGCTATCATCATGAACCAGAATAAAg GTGAGTGTGTTCCTGGTCAGATGACAACGCCCGTCACTGCTGAGCCTCAGGTACGTGCGTGTCAGATGTGCTGA
- the LOC116703952 gene encoding protein AMBP isoform X3, with protein MQRAVCLVSLLVLSSAWILQADPVMSVPLTQEDFDLGRFMGKWFELAVVSTCPRYMQRKRGNPVIFALELQHVAFEGNFTTTATIFRNSSCQQTSTNYGLTKTPGRFFHHVARFGGDVDSFVVHSNYDEYAMMLLLSTEKPSGIKTTTIKLYSRTMSVRTAVLDEFKAVVRQHGVTDAIIMNQNKETPTLSILLSSQVSVFLVR; from the exons ATGCAGAGAGCGGTGTGTCTGGTGTCTTTGCTGGTCCTGAGTTCGGCCTGGATCCTGCAAGCGGACCCTGTGATGTCAGTACCTCTCACGCAGGAGGACTTTGATCTTGGCCGG TTCATGGGGAAGTGGTTTGAGTTAGCAGTGGTTTCTACTTGTCCTCGCTACATGCAGCGCAAGAGGGGAAACCCCGTCATTTTTGCACTGGAGCTGCAACATGTTGCCTTTGAGGGCAACTTCACAACGACAGCCACTATTTTCAG GAACAGCTCATGTCAGCAGACATCCACGAATTATGGTTTGACAAAGACTCCAGGACGATTCTTCCACCATGTTGCAA GGTTCGGAGGAGACGTTGATTCCTTCGTGGTTCATTCCAATTATGATGAGTACGCAATGATGCTTCTGCTGAGCACAGAGAAACCCTCAGGGATTAAAACCACCACAATCAAGCTTTATA GTCGAACTATGAGTGTGAGGACCGCTGTGCTGGATGAATTCAAAGCGGTGGTCAGACAACATGGAGTGACTGATGCTATCATCATGAACCAGAATAAAg AAACCCCCACCCTCTCCATCTTACTGTCTTCCCAGGTGAGTGTGTTCCTGGTCAGATGA
- the LOC116703952 gene encoding protein AMBP isoform X5, which yields MQRAVCLVSLLVLSSAWILQADPVMSVPLTQEDFDLGRFMGKWFELAVVSTCPRYMQRKRGNPVIFALELQHVAFEGNFTTTATIFRNSSCQQTSTNYGLTKTPGRFFHHVARFGGDVDSFVVHSNYDEYAMMLLLSTEKPSGIKTTTIKLYSRTMSVRTAVLDEFKAVVRQHGVTDAIIMNQNKGDTHTLMLVTPGPP from the exons ATGCAGAGAGCGGTGTGTCTGGTGTCTTTGCTGGTCCTGAGTTCGGCCTGGATCCTGCAAGCGGACCCTGTGATGTCAGTACCTCTCACGCAGGAGGACTTTGATCTTGGCCGG TTCATGGGGAAGTGGTTTGAGTTAGCAGTGGTTTCTACTTGTCCTCGCTACATGCAGCGCAAGAGGGGAAACCCCGTCATTTTTGCACTGGAGCTGCAACATGTTGCCTTTGAGGGCAACTTCACAACGACAGCCACTATTTTCAG GAACAGCTCATGTCAGCAGACATCCACGAATTATGGTTTGACAAAGACTCCAGGACGATTCTTCCACCATGTTGCAA GGTTCGGAGGAGACGTTGATTCCTTCGTGGTTCATTCCAATTATGATGAGTACGCAATGATGCTTCTGCTGAGCACAGAGAAACCCTCAGGGATTAAAACCACCACAATCAAGCTTTATA GTCGAACTATGAGTGTGAGGACCGCTGTGCTGGATGAATTCAAAGCGGTGGTCAGACAACATGGAGTGACTGATGCTATCATCATGAACCAGAATAAAggtgatacacacacacttatgctGGTGACACCTGGTCCTCCCTAA
- the ptgdsa gene encoding neutrophil gelatinase-associated lipocalin, whose product MRTTVVAVVMGIFCGMMADADVKPQKDFNLQRFAGKWYRVGLAYDSVSFVPFRDKLKASMGIVTALPNGNVNLTMWDVTPLGCQVMVYHYEKTNVPGQFTYFSTRHNMVKDITVMETNYTEYAVVLKHKVFNREYTQVALYGRTQTVRNDVINKFKAFALSQGFSRGSILTPPPAENCTPSRSG is encoded by the exons ATGAGGACCACTGTGGTTGCCGTTGTCATGGGGATCTTCTGCGGGATGATGGCGGATGCAGACGTGAAGCCCCAGAAGGATTTCAACCTGCAGAGG tttgcAGGGAAATGGTACCGGGTGGGCCTGGCCTATGACTCTGTGTCGTTTGTCCCCTTCAGAGACAAGCTGAAGGCCTCCATGGGCATTGTTACAGCACTGCCAAACGGCAACGTTAACCTCACAATGTGGGACGTCAC ACCTTTAGGTTGCCAGGTTATGGTGTACCACTATGAGAAGACCAACGTACCTGGACAGTTCACCTACTTCAGCACAC GCCATAACATGGTGAAGGACATCACGGTGATGGAAACAAACTACACTGAATACGCTGTGGTTCTCAAACACAAGGTTTTCAACAGAGAGTACACACAGGTGGCTCTTTacg GTCGCACTCAAACAGTCAGAAATGATGTCATTAACAAGTTTAAAGCCTTTGCCTTGTCCCAGGGTTTCTCCAGAGGTTCTATTCTGACTCCACCTCCAGCAG AAAATTGCACACCATCAAGATCTGGTTAG